One window of Trueperaceae bacterium genomic DNA carries:
- a CDS encoding cupin domain-containing protein, with translation MTKQQAAVGSHFSTHYDEVGQFRPDAFSATPVGRGDHLQAVVVCFEAGQFIPVHAPSLDLALVVLEGEGELALEDRTVVLTQGSVAFVPAGCTRGIRASTRLKAFQVVGPPPTPADHQGVRAGLQRRSWR, from the coding sequence ATGACGAAGCAGCAGGCTGCAGTCGGTAGCCACTTCTCTACGCACTATGACGAGGTCGGCCAGTTTCGCCCCGATGCCTTCTCCGCTACTCCAGTGGGACGTGGAGACCACCTGCAGGCCGTGGTGGTGTGCTTCGAAGCGGGCCAGTTCATCCCGGTGCACGCTCCTAGTCTCGACCTGGCACTGGTGGTTCTGGAAGGGGAGGGAGAACTGGCCCTCGAGGACCGGACGGTCGTTCTGACGCAGGGGTCGGTGGCGTTCGTCCCGGCGGGTTGTACGCGTGGCATCAGGGCGAGTACCCGGCTGAAGGCCTTCCAGGTCGTTGGCCCGCCCCCAACCCCCGCGGACCACCAAGGGGTGCGGGCCGGCTTGCAGCGGCGTTCCTGGCGTTAG